From Bradyrhizobium sp. NDS-1, the proteins below share one genomic window:
- a CDS encoding response regulator transcription factor produces MNSGQATVYVVDDEIQIRNAIGSLCEETGHQVKLFASTDEFLAEDISPGPSCLVLDVRFPGTSPTGLELQRRLAETGVSIPIVFISGHSDVRVSVEAMKRGAVEFLPKPFREQEILDAIRHGIERDRRRLEREDSVREARQRVDTLTVREREIMLLMAEGLVAKQIAARLGVSEVTAKVHRARMMRKLELRTPIEVVRLIDSMGREAQRTCTGMG; encoded by the coding sequence ATGAATTCAGGCCAGGCCACCGTCTATGTCGTCGACGACGAAATCCAGATTCGAAATGCGATTGGAAGCCTGTGCGAGGAGACCGGCCACCAGGTGAAGTTGTTCGCCTCGACGGACGAGTTTCTCGCGGAGGATATTTCGCCCGGACCTTCGTGCCTCGTGCTCGATGTCCGCTTTCCCGGCACGTCGCCGACCGGCCTCGAGCTTCAACGCCGGCTCGCCGAGACGGGTGTGTCGATCCCGATCGTCTTCATCAGCGGCCATTCCGACGTCCGCGTCTCGGTCGAAGCCATGAAGCGCGGTGCGGTCGAGTTTCTGCCGAAACCGTTTCGCGAGCAGGAGATCCTCGATGCCATCAGGCATGGCATCGAGCGCGATCGCAGGCGGCTGGAGCGCGAAGACAGCGTGCGTGAAGCGCGCCAGCGCGTCGACACGCTGACGGTGCGGGAGCGCGAGATCATGCTGCTGATGGCCGAAGGGCTGGTCGCCAAGCAGATCGCGGCGCGGCTTGGCGTGAGCGAGGTGACGGCGAAGGTTCATCGCGCCAGGATGATGCGAAAGCTCGAGTTGCGCACGCCGATCGAAGTGGTGCGGCTGATCGACAGCATGGGGCGCGAGGCGCAGAGGACGTGCACAGGCATGGGATAG